One Clavelina lepadiformis chromosome 1, kaClaLepa1.1, whole genome shotgun sequence genomic region harbors:
- the LOC143465196 gene encoding lysophosphatidic acid receptor 3-like, which yields MEDVLYSEFQNWTTPASEITDEKLARVTTILEIITTLICALAIFVNLCVLLVICIGPRAFRTPTFFCISSLATADMLTGISVVIAIYIPVGDQLWERVVLKGLAVVSFSASVNNLLVIAGDRYLKIQDESTYNAVFTPRNSVIFIALSWLFGFFLFLFAPLLGWSCQEDLCRCQLNGVCQCDMQICSRSFTPFTMTYLMFGVGYFYLSLFIMVALYAAIFISVRRRSGSTRKRQGSVVGKISRKGPFALIHRRREIKLAKTLSIVMGVFFICWLPVTTLFIIDFSTIKYAGHLETIFDYCLTSAVVHPLINPIIYSMRLPRMWQTFKHLAYAFGRRCCWTTSYSESVVDRKTSVASRRGLVSQDNLNWVCSTSNRGCLKINRGTPPSKTASTVTQRSTMTQITVASCSSGNESDEEVFQNSSNAVTGSNTNPFYPKTLNKSASLKGTEGENCMRFSFRGLSGKSEKLSSKQCTPSANVRLGNGVLVPRESVSISPPFNPVNKMSWN from the exons ATGGAAGACGTTCTATATTCCGAA TTTCAAAACTGGACCACCCCTGCATCAGAAATCACCGACGAAAAGTTGGCAAGGGTAACCACTATTTTAGAAATTATCACCACACTTATATGTGCCCTGGCAATTTTTGTCAATCTTTGTGTGCTGCTTGTCATATGCATTGGGCCTCGAGCGTTCAG AACACCGACGTTTTTCTGCATCAGTAGCTTAGCAACAGCGGATATGCTGACAGGAATTTCAGTGGTGATTGCCATTTACATACCGGTGGGAGATCAACTTTGGGAGAGGGTTGTTTTGAAGGGTCTCGCAGTGGTTAGCTTCAGTGCCTCAGTCAACAATCTACTGGTCATTGCTGGAGATAG GTATCTCAAGATTCAAGATGAAAGCACCTACAATGCAGTTTTCACCCCTCGTAattctgttatttttattgcacTGAGTTGGCTATTTGGGTTCTTTCTATTCCTTTTTGCGCCACTGTTGGGTTGGTCATGTCAAGAGGACCTTTGTCGTTGTCAGTTAAATGGTGTCTGCCAGTGTGATATGCAAATTTGCTCACGCAGTTTTACGCCTTTCACGATGACCTATTTAATGTTCGGCGTGGGATATTTCTACCTTAGTCTTTTCATCATGGTTGCCCTTTACGCTGCAATTTTTATATCCGTTAGACGACGCTCAGGAAGCACTCGCAAACGCCAAGGCAGCGTAGTTGGGAAAATTTCACGTAAAGGTCCTTTTGCGTTAATTCATCGAAGGCGTGAGATAAAACTCGCCAAAACTCTTTCCATTGTTATGGGGGTCTTTTTTATATGCTGGTTACCGGTCACTACCCTTTTTATCATCGATTTTTCGACAATTAAATACGCTGGTCATTTGGAAACAATTTTTGATTATTGTCTGACCTCTGCTGTAGTTCATCCATTAATCAATCCTATTATCTACTCCATGCGGTTACCGCGAATGTGGCAAACTTTTAA ACACTTAGCATACGCTTTTGGTCGTCGTTGTTGCTGGACTACGTCATATTCAGAATCAGTGGTGGATCGCAAGACATCCGTTGCATCTCGCCGTGGCCTTGTCTCCCAGGACAATTTGAATTGGGTTTGTTCAACATCAAATCGCGGCTGCTTAAAAATTAATCGTGGTACTCCACCTTCAAAAACCGCCTCAACGGTCACTCAAAGATCTACAATGACTCAAATCACGGTTGCAAGTTGCTCTTCAGGAAACGAAAGCGATGAAGAAGTATTTCAAAACTCTTCAAACGCAGTCACCGGATCAAATACAAATCCATTTTATCCTAAGACATTGAATAAGTCTGCTTCATTAAAAGGAACGGAAGGTGAAAACTGTATGCGCTTTTCTTTTCGCGGGTTGAGcggaaaaagtgaaaaattgtCATCAAAACAGTGTACGCCCAGTGCCAATGTTAGACTGGGAAACGGCGTGCTTGTTCCAAGGGAAAGCGTATCCATTTCCCCTCCTTTTAATCCCGTAAACAAAATGTCATGGAactga
- the LOC143449271 gene encoding galactosylceramide sulfotransferase-like, whose translation MCAAYRFTSLKKQLKNNATRTNRCQRKTNISFIKTHKTASTAVQNVLLRYGLHNNLKIAFPVNTHDFNYPGFFSNTSVAKHGPNPYNIICHHMRMRYAATKSIMPKDSPFVTIVREPGQLFESTFDYFWPIVPSFQRVPHHNKTSIEDWLDQAADHMHAAGPSTYAHFGKNPTFFDLGYNNMKNHEQHIQEALTELSKIFDLVMVADYFDESIVLFADLMCWDLEDVACLSLNARSHDNDSEAKTRRARIREKARRWNKADAALFDYFNATLWKKIEMFGLKKMESAISKLKEIRNNLTDICIEGGGIVDSENISDLDFKKTIFKPRGVSVASYNLKPGAEKLAICRELIASENTFSRQVFNTQRDRLLPRTSKYGISQTFFLKLLTLTSILLIGKLICFKFYQITSRCVFCHGK comes from the exons ATGTGTGCTGCATACAGATTTACCAGTCTAAAGaaacaactcaaaaataatGCAACAAGGACCAATCGCTgccaaagaaaaacaaacattagttttattaaaactcaTAAAACTGCCAGTACTGCCGTACAG AATGTTCTTTTGAGGTATGGACTTCATAATAACTTGAAAATTGCGTTTCCGGTAAATACCCACGATTTCAACTATCCTGGTTTTTTCTCAAACACAAGTGTTGCCAAACATG GGCCAAATCCATATAATATTATCTGCCATCATATGAGAATGAGATACGCGGCAACCAAAAGCATAATGCCTAAAGACTCACCGTTTGTGACGATTGTACGCGAGCCAGGACAATTATTTGAGTCTACGTTCGATTACTTTTGGCCAATCGTCCCTTCTTTTCAGCGAGTTCCTCATCACAATAAAACGTCGATTGAAGACTGGCTTGATCAAGCTGCGGATCACATGCATGCTGCTGGACCGTCAACTTATGCGCATTTTGGCAAAAATCCGACGTTTTTTGACTTAGGATACAATAATATGAAAAATCACGAACAACATATTCAAGAAGCCCTGACTGAATTATCTAAAATATTCGACTTAGTTATGGTCGCCGACTACTTTGACGAATCGATAGTTTTATTTGCTGACTTAATGTGCTGGGATTTGGAAGATGTCGCCTGTTTAAGTTTGAATGCACGTAGTCATGACAACGACAGTGAGGCAAAAACGAGAAGAGCGAGAATCCGAGAAAAAGCGCGTAGATGGAATAAAGCTGATGCGGCGCTCTTCGATTACTTCAACGCCACGTTgtggaaaaaaattgaaatgtttggGCTGAAGAAAATGGAGTCAGCAATCAGCAAATTGAAGGAAATCCGCAACAATCTAACAGACATTTGCATAGAGGGAGGAGGAATTGTGgattctgaaaatatttccgaTCTGGattttaagaaaacaatttttaaaccaAGGGGAGTCTCAGTTGCAAGTTATAATTTAAAACCCGGTGCTGAAAAGTTGGCCATCTGTCGAGAATTAATAGCATCTGAAAACACGTTTAGTAGACAAGTATTTAATACGCAAAGAGATCGCCTTTTGCCGCGAACATCGAAATATGGTatatcacaaacttttttccTGAAATTGCTTACTTTGACTAGTATATTGTTAATCGGTAAActcatttgtttcaaattttaccaGATAACGTCACGATGTGTTTTCTGTCACGGTAAGTGA